Sequence from the Cuniculiplasma divulgatum genome:
ATCGTGCCCAGTAGAAATTTGCTTCAATAAACATTTAAATAGCTTTTTAGGTTTACCCGATACTTTAACCATACACAATGGGCAATGCAATAATCGCATCCCAGTGAAGTTGGCAAAATTCTGTCCAACTCCTATGTGTAACGGTCGTAGGTGATAAAAAAATGGCAACACCGCATCACCCCAGACGGGGGTCTATGGGATACTACCCTAGGGTACGTTCGAAGAGAATGCAAGGCGATATCAGGAGTTGGCCTGAGGTCGATGGAAATGTCAGGATTCAGGCATTTGCAGGATACAAGGTCGGCATGACACACGTGGAAATGACTGATTACAGAAAATTCAGCACCACAGCCGGTCAAACAATAGCTGCTCCGGTTACTGTGGTGGAAGTTCCGCCTCTGACTGTCGCAGGCATAAGGTATTATGATGAAACAGAACTTGGCCTGTCAATAGTTTCTGAAAAATGGGCAGAAAACCAGGATAAGGAAATTTTCAGAAGAATTACAAAACAGACCGAAAAGAAAGACCATCCAATGGTAACCGAGGTTTCCGAAGTCAGGTTCATAGTTCACACAAATCCGAAGCTGGTAAGCGGGGTACCGTCCAAGGTCCCGGATATCTTTGAAGTGAGGATCGTAGGCGGGGACGTCAAAGCAAGGATGGCTTATGCTGAAGAGCATCTCGGCAAAGAGCTTCATTTCTCAGATTTTTCCAAGGCAGGAAATTTTGCAGACGTTATAGGGGTCACAAAAGGTAAAGGTTTTCAGGGGCACGTTAAGAGATTCGGCGTCAAGCTGCTACCAACAAAGAACAGGAAGCACAGGAGAATGATAGGTACTCTTGGTCCATGGCATCCTGACTGGGTGAGGAATACTGTACCGCAGGCCGGACAGATTGGTACTCATCAGAGAACGGCACACAACATCAGAATTCTCAGGTATTCAAAAAACGAGGGAGATCAGGACATTAACGTCAAAGGCGGCTTCACCAATTACGGTCTCGTGAGAACAGAATATGTTCTGATCCACGGATCAGTTCCAGGAGCTGCAAAGAGACTTATCAAATTCAGAGACCCAGCAAGGCAGAAAACTCCGTCAGTGGAGAACCTGACCATTAGCTACGTCTCCAAGGAATCAAAGCAGGGTGATTAAACTGAAAGTAAATTTATATGATACAGATGGAGAAATAAAGGGAGAAATGTCACTTCCTGCAGTATTCGATACACAGTTGAGGCAGGACCTGATCAGGAAGGCCTTCAGGGCCATAACACTCTCACTCAGACAGCCGTATGGCTCATACCCTCTTGCAGGAATGAGGAGAGTTGGGCAGAACGCAGGACCCGGTCATGGAACTGCAAGGATACCAAGAACATCTGGTTCCTCACGTGCAGTTCTTCTTGCCAGTTTCGTAGGCGGAAAGAGCGCACACTCACCCAGAACTGCAAAGGTTCTTTTCAAGGGCATAAACTCCAAGGAGAGAAAGCTGGCGAGAATGAGCGCAATAGCAATGACTGCATCAAGGGAATACGTCAGGAAACGTGGGCATGTCGTTTCGGAAGAAGTGACTCTTCCGGTTGTAGTCAAGAATGAAATTGAAAACATCAAGAAGACCAAGGATGCGGCTGAAACTCTCAAAAACCTTGGGCTATACGATGATGTAATCAGGGCCAAGGGGGGCATCAAGATAAGGGCAGGCCGTGGCAAGATGAGGGGAAGAACATACAGGGAACCAAAGAGCATACTCATAGTTGGTTCATCAAAGGAAAAACTCAGGGCGTTCTCCACACTTCCTGGCGTAGAGGTTGTATCAACTCACGGGCTCAGCATAAGGAAGCTGGCACCAGGTGGAGATGGTGGAAGATTGACACTCTTCACTGAATCAGCAATAAAGACTCTGGAGGAGATGGAGTAATGGAAGACATCATAATCAGACCAATAGCGACAGAAAAAACCATGCTGCAGCTTGAAAAGGAAAATAAAATTGCATTCATAGTCCACAGGAAGAGCAGGAAAGCAGATGTCAAGAAAGAGGTCGAGGAAAAATTTTCAGTAAAGGTCACAGACGTAAATATGATCATTACGAAAAATGGCAAAAAGGCCATTGTGACCCTTTCAAAGGAATTCTCTGCAGATGAGATCGCAGGGAGGATAGGAATATTCTGAGGTGAAATATGGGAAAATTAATTATACCGCAAAGAAGAGGAAAGGGAGGACTTGTTTACAGAAGTCCAAGCCACAGGCATGTTGGCGAAATTAAGCTCATGCCTGAAGGCAAATACAAAGTAGAAGACGTGATACATGCACCCGGTCGTACTTCACCGGTTCTCGTGCTCAAGGCAGAGGACGGCAGGAAGATGAATCAGATTGCCTTCAATGGTGCATACAGGGGACAGGAAATCGTCTCGGCACTGGACACAAAGGCCGAGATTGGGAACAGCATGATGCTCGGTTCAATTCCCGACGGAAGCTACATCCACAACATTGAAAGCATGCCCGGAGATGGCGGCAAGTTCTGCAGAACCGCAGGCTCAAGTGCCCTGGTCGTAACTCACGGAGAGAAAGTCGCGGTAAAGCTGCCTTCCGGTAAGATTAAGCAGTTCCATCCTAGCTGCAGGGCCACAATAGGTTTTGTTGCGGGATCTGGAAGCAAGGATATACCTGTTCTTAAGGCAGGAAAAAATGTCCACTACCTGCAGAGCAAGGCAAAGAGGCCCTACTCTGTAAGAGGCGTTGCAATGAACGCTGTTAACCATCCGCACGGAGGAGGAAACCATCAGCACGTTGGTAGGCCAAGCACAGTGGGAAGAGGCACACCGCCTGGAAGGAAAGTTGGAAGGCTTTCACCTAAGAGGAGGAAACAGTAATGGCGCAGAACAGACAGG
This genomic interval carries:
- the rpl3p gene encoding 50S ribosomal protein L3; translation: MATPHHPRRGSMGYYPRVRSKRMQGDIRSWPEVDGNVRIQAFAGYKVGMTHVEMTDYRKFSTTAGQTIAAPVTVVEVPPLTVAGIRYYDETELGLSIVSEKWAENQDKEIFRRITKQTEKKDHPMVTEVSEVRFIVHTNPKLVSGVPSKVPDIFEVRIVGGDVKARMAYAEEHLGKELHFSDFSKAGNFADVIGVTKGKGFQGHVKRFGVKLLPTKNRKHRRMIGTLGPWHPDWVRNTVPQAGQIGTHQRTAHNIRILRYSKNEGDQDINVKGGFTNYGLVRTEYVLIHGSVPGAAKRLIKFRDPARQKTPSVENLTISYVSKESKQGD
- the rpl4p gene encoding 50S ribosomal protein L4 — its product is MIKLKVNLYDTDGEIKGEMSLPAVFDTQLRQDLIRKAFRAITLSLRQPYGSYPLAGMRRVGQNAGPGHGTARIPRTSGSSRAVLLASFVGGKSAHSPRTAKVLFKGINSKERKLARMSAIAMTASREYVRKRGHVVSEEVTLPVVVKNEIENIKKTKDAAETLKNLGLYDDVIRAKGGIKIRAGRGKMRGRTYREPKSILIVGSSKEKLRAFSTLPGVEVVSTHGLSIRKLAPGGDGGRLTLFTESAIKTLEEME
- a CDS encoding 50S ribosomal protein L23 produces the protein MEDIIIRPIATEKTMLQLEKENKIAFIVHRKSRKADVKKEVEEKFSVKVTDVNMIITKNGKKAIVTLSKEFSADEIAGRIGIF
- a CDS encoding 50S ribosomal protein L2, yielding MGKLIIPQRRGKGGLVYRSPSHRHVGEIKLMPEGKYKVEDVIHAPGRTSPVLVLKAEDGRKMNQIAFNGAYRGQEIVSALDTKAEIGNSMMLGSIPDGSYIHNIESMPGDGGKFCRTAGSSALVVTHGEKVAVKLPSGKIKQFHPSCRATIGFVAGSGSKDIPVLKAGKNVHYLQSKAKRPYSVRGVAMNAVNHPHGGGNHQHVGRPSTVGRGTPPGRKVGRLSPKRRKQ